The following are encoded together in the Pseudomonas sediminis genome:
- a CDS encoding patatin-like phospholipase family protein translates to MRRQLFSLLCLFALSSLPVIAADRVGLVLSGGAARGLAHIGVLKALEEQGIRIDAIAGTSMGAIVGGLYAAGYSVAELERLALELDWQQALSDSPPREDVPFRRKQDDRDFLIKQKLSFRDDGSLGLPLGVIQGQNLALLLESLLVHRSATRDFDHLPIPYRAVATDVVTGEQVIMGSGHLPQVMRASMSIPAVFAPVEVDGRLLVDGGMVNNVPIDVARQMGVDHVIVVDLGMPLKPAKELLTVVDVMNQSINLMMRKNSEAQLETLEADDVLILPPLAGFGVADFNRGEQMMEAGYRATQIQAERLARLRTGSAGNPALAMARSREQRTPVIREIHVENDSKVGDAVIRRHIRQPLGEPLDMDRLQKDMGTLYGLDYFERVQYRVEPLDERGSALVIDARGKRTGTDYLRLGLNLSDDMRGDSAFNIGASYRINGINELGAEWLTRLQLGDRQELYSEFYQPLDAGSRYFVAPYLLGEAQNVEAILDNDPIAEYRLERYGYGLNLGRQIANNGEIRFGIAQAWGEADVLVGERDLPSFSFSEGYYELLYSFDTLDNLDFPRTGEDIGLMLRKYDRGLSSDEEYRQWQLKLDKAYSHGPNTWLFGGRYGRTLDQAEVVTSGFILGGAQELSGFRQDSLSGQNMALARMIYYRRMTQTSMLPLNFPLYLGMSLERGRAWNNDNAFDSGYINAASIFLGLDTPLGPLNFSYGFSDEREKALYLNLGKSF, encoded by the coding sequence ATGCGCCGCCAGCTCTTTTCGTTGCTCTGCCTGTTCGCTCTCTCCAGCCTGCCCGTCATCGCCGCCGACCGCGTCGGCCTGGTGTTGTCCGGCGGCGCCGCCCGCGGCCTGGCGCACATTGGCGTGCTCAAGGCGCTGGAGGAACAAGGTATTCGCATCGACGCCATCGCCGGCACCAGCATGGGAGCCATCGTTGGCGGGCTGTACGCGGCCGGCTATTCGGTGGCGGAACTTGAACGCCTGGCGCTGGAACTGGACTGGCAACAGGCACTGTCCGACTCACCGCCACGTGAGGACGTACCTTTCCGGCGCAAGCAGGACGACCGCGATTTTCTGATCAAGCAGAAGCTCAGCTTTCGCGACGACGGCAGCCTTGGCCTGCCGCTGGGCGTGATCCAGGGCCAGAACCTGGCGCTGCTGCTGGAAAGTCTGCTGGTACACCGCAGTGCCACTCGCGACTTCGATCATCTACCGATCCCTTATCGCGCCGTGGCCACCGATGTGGTCACCGGCGAACAGGTGATCATGGGCAGCGGTCACCTACCGCAGGTGATGCGCGCCAGCATGTCGATCCCTGCGGTGTTCGCCCCGGTGGAAGTGGACGGCCGCCTGCTGGTCGACGGCGGCATGGTCAACAACGTGCCCATCGACGTGGCGCGACAGATGGGCGTCGATCACGTCATCGTCGTCGACCTGGGTATGCCACTGAAACCGGCCAAGGAGCTGCTCACCGTGGTCGACGTGATGAACCAGTCGATCAACCTGATGATGCGCAAGAACTCCGAGGCGCAACTCGAAACGCTGGAAGCAGACGACGTACTGATCCTGCCACCTCTGGCTGGCTTTGGCGTTGCCGACTTCAATCGGGGCGAGCAGATGATGGAGGCCGGCTATCGCGCCACACAGATTCAGGCAGAGCGTTTGGCTCGCTTGCGCACCGGCAGTGCCGGCAACCCGGCGCTGGCCATGGCGCGCTCGCGCGAACAGCGTACACCGGTGATTCGCGAAATCCATGTGGAGAACGACTCGAAAGTCGGCGACGCGGTGATTCGCCGGCACATTCGCCAGCCGCTCGGCGAGCCACTGGACATGGATCGCCTGCAAAAAGACATGGGCACCCTTTACGGTCTGGACTACTTCGAGCGCGTGCAATACCGCGTAGAGCCACTGGACGAGCGCGGTAGCGCCCTGGTGATCGATGCCCGCGGCAAGCGCACCGGCACCGACTATCTGCGCCTGGGGCTGAACCTGTCCGACGACATGCGCGGCGACAGCGCCTTCAATATCGGCGCCAGTTACCGCATCAATGGCATCAACGAGCTCGGTGCCGAATGGCTGACTCGCTTGCAGTTGGGTGACCGCCAGGAGCTCTACAGCGAGTTCTATCAGCCGCTGGACGCCGGCTCACGTTACTTCGTCGCGCCCTACCTGCTCGGCGAGGCGCAGAACGTCGAAGCGATTCTGGACAACGACCCGATCGCCGAATATCGCCTGGAGCGCTACGGCTACGGTCTCAACCTCGGTCGGCAGATCGCCAACAACGGCGAGATTCGCTTCGGTATCGCCCAGGCCTGGGGCGAGGCGGATGTACTCGTCGGCGAGCGCGACCTGCCCAGCTTCAGTTTCAGCGAGGGGTATTACGAGCTGCTGTACTCCTTCGACACCCTGGACAATCTCGACTTCCCGCGCACAGGCGAGGACATCGGTCTGATGCTGCGCAAGTATGATCGCGGCCTGAGCTCGGACGAGGAATATCGCCAATGGCAGCTGAAACTGGACAAGGCCTATAGCCACGGCCCCAATACCTGGCTGTTCGGTGGGCGCTACGGGCGCACCCTGGATCAGGCGGAGGTGGTCACCTCGGGCTTCATCCTCGGTGGCGCCCAGGAATTGTCGGGCTTTCGCCAGGACTCGCTGAGCGGCCAGAACATGGCCTTGGCACGGATGATCTACTACCGGCGCATGACGCAAACCTCGATGCTGCCGCTGAACTTCCCGCTGTACCTGGGCATGTCGCTGGAGCGCGGCCGCGCCTGGAACAACGACAACGCCTTCGACAGTGGCTATATCAATGCAGCCAGCATCTTTCTCGGCCTGGACACCCCGCTAGGCCCGCTGAACTTCAGCTACGGCTTCAGCGACGAGCGGGAGAAGGCGCTGTATCTCAATCTGGGCAAGAGTTTCTGA
- the recQ gene encoding DNA helicase RecQ: MLDHAMRILKDVFGYDAFRGNQAAIIERVAGGGDALVLMPTGGGKSLCFQVPALMREGLAVVVSPLIALMDDQVATLDELGVAAVALNSTLSPDEQREIADRIRRGQIKMLYLAPERLVQPRMLSFLQGLDIALFAIDEAHCVSQWGHDFRPEYLQLGQLAELFPNVPRIALTATADKRTREEIVQRLHLDNAERFLSSFDRPNIFYRIQPKDQPRKQLLGFLAARKGDAGIVYCLSRKKVEEVADFLSSQGFPALPYHAGLPNELRAFNQKRFLNEEGLIMVATIAFGMGIDKPNVRFVCHLDLPKSLEAYYQETGRAGRDGLPADAWMAYGLQDVIFLKQMLNNSEGDERHKRIEQHKLDAMLALCEETRCRRQALLAYFDEELPNPCGHCDNCIDGVETWDATEPARQALSAVYRSGQRYGVGHLVDILLGRDNEKIRAAGHQHLAVFGVGKGFSEVEWRTLFRQLVARGLADVDLEGFGGLRLSETCRPLLRGEVSLQLRREPKPAQAAKASSSAASQLVRGHERDMWEALRSLRRKLAEEHSVPPYVIFPDATLLEMLRSQPSSLSEMAEVSGVGARKLERYGQAFLEVLNGSGADDTPPPVADLRHELVSLARAGMTPTQIAGQLGCTEKNVYSLLAEAIAQQQLTLEQALDLPEELLGEIQETFLDGEGELPAVSEIAPLFAGRVDEAVLYCVRAALQAEFEI; this comes from the coding sequence ATGCTCGACCACGCCATGCGCATTCTCAAAGACGTTTTCGGCTACGACGCCTTTCGCGGCAATCAGGCCGCGATCATCGAGCGTGTGGCTGGCGGCGGCGATGCCTTGGTGTTGATGCCTACCGGCGGCGGCAAGTCGCTATGCTTCCAGGTGCCGGCACTGATGCGCGAGGGTCTGGCGGTGGTGGTTTCACCGCTGATCGCCTTGATGGACGATCAGGTGGCCACCCTCGACGAGTTGGGTGTGGCAGCTGTGGCGCTGAATTCCACCTTGAGCCCTGACGAGCAGCGCGAGATCGCAGACCGTATCCGTCGCGGGCAGATCAAGATGCTCTACCTGGCGCCCGAGCGCCTGGTGCAGCCGCGCATGCTGAGTTTCCTGCAGGGCCTGGATATCGCCCTGTTTGCCATCGATGAAGCGCACTGCGTGTCGCAGTGGGGGCATGATTTCCGGCCTGAGTACCTGCAGCTCGGTCAGCTTGCTGAGCTGTTTCCCAATGTACCGCGCATCGCCCTGACCGCCACCGCGGACAAACGTACCCGTGAGGAAATCGTCCAGCGCCTGCATCTGGATAACGCCGAGCGCTTTCTGTCGAGCTTCGACCGGCCGAACATCTTCTATCGCATTCAGCCCAAGGATCAGCCGCGCAAGCAACTGCTCGGTTTTCTCGCCGCGCGCAAGGGCGATGCCGGCATCGTCTATTGCCTGTCGCGCAAGAAGGTCGAGGAGGTTGCCGACTTTCTCAGCAGTCAGGGCTTCCCGGCCTTGCCTTATCACGCCGGCCTGCCCAACGAATTGCGTGCCTTCAATCAAAAGCGCTTTCTCAATGAGGAAGGCCTGATCATGGTGGCCACAATTGCCTTCGGCATGGGCATCGACAAGCCCAACGTGCGCTTCGTCTGTCACCTCGATCTGCCCAAATCGCTGGAAGCCTACTACCAGGAGACCGGTCGCGCCGGTCGTGACGGTCTGCCGGCCGATGCCTGGATGGCTTACGGCCTGCAGGACGTGATCTTCCTCAAGCAGATGCTCAACAATTCCGAAGGCGACGAGCGCCACAAACGTATCGAGCAGCACAAGCTCGATGCCATGCTCGCCTTGTGCGAGGAAACACGCTGTCGCCGTCAGGCGCTGCTGGCCTACTTCGATGAAGAATTGCCCAACCCCTGCGGGCATTGCGATAACTGTATCGATGGCGTCGAGACCTGGGATGCCACCGAGCCGGCGCGTCAGGCGTTGTCGGCGGTCTACCGCAGTGGCCAGCGCTACGGCGTCGGCCATCTGGTGGACATTCTGCTGGGCCGTGACAACGAGAAGATTCGCGCCGCGGGTCATCAGCACCTGGCAGTGTTCGGCGTCGGCAAGGGTTTTTCCGAAGTCGAGTGGCGAACCCTGTTCCGCCAGTTGGTCGCCCGCGGCTTGGCCGATGTCGATCTGGAAGGTTTCGGTGGTTTGCGCCTGAGTGAGACCTGCAGGCCGCTGCTGCGTGGTGAGGTCAGCCTGCAACTGCGTCGTGAGCCCAAGCCGGCGCAGGCGGCCAAGGCCTCCAGTAGCGCTGCCAGCCAACTGGTGCGCGGCCATGAGCGGGACATGTGGGAGGCGCTACGCAGTCTGCGTCGTAAGTTGGCCGAAGAGCACAGCGTACCGCCGTACGTGATCTTCCCTGATGCCACGTTGCTGGAAATGTTGCGCAGCCAGCCCAGCTCGCTGAGTGAAATGGCCGAGGTCAGCGGCGTCGGAGCGCGCAAGCTGGAACGCTACGGCCAGGCCTTCCTGGAAGTACTCAATGGCAGCGGCGCGGATGACACGCCACCGCCGGTGGCCGATCTGCGTCATGAGCTGGTCAGCCTGGCTCGCGCCGGTATGACCCCGACGCAAATCGCCGGCCAGTTGGGTTGCACCGAAAAGAACGTCTACAGCCTGCTAGCCGAGGCAATCGCCCAGCAGCAACTGACTTTGGAGCAGGCGCTGGATCTTCCTGAGGAACTGTTGGGCGAGATTCAGGAGACCTTCCTCGATGGCGAGGGCGAATTACCGGCGGTCAGCGAGATTGCCCCGCTATTCGCCGGGCGGGTCGACGAAGCGGTGCTCTACTGCGTGCGTGCGGCGCTGCAGGCCGAGTTCGAGATCTAA
- the lapG gene encoding cysteine protease LapG — MRRLRVQGWRWRLLILWIGGALLAALAVADWDFAVIVKNAETRYGNLGPARKRILDWEELIKSSASLNEADKLNEVNRFFNRTIRFVDDIQLWRENDYWATPVEMLVKGAGDCEDYSIAKYFTLRRLGIPSEKLRITYVKALNYNQAHMVLTYYASPTAEPLVLDNLINDIRPASQRNDLLPVYAFNAEGLYLPGSNTRKSDSKKLSRWQDILKKMHAEGFAVGEG; from the coding sequence ATGCGACGGCTGCGCGTTCAGGGATGGCGGTGGCGGCTGCTGATCCTGTGGATTGGCGGCGCGCTGCTGGCCGCGTTGGCAGTCGCCGACTGGGACTTTGCCGTGATCGTGAAGAACGCGGAAACCCGCTACGGCAACCTCGGCCCGGCTCGCAAACGCATTCTCGACTGGGAAGAGTTGATCAAGAGCAGCGCCAGCCTGAACGAGGCGGACAAGCTCAACGAGGTCAATCGCTTCTTCAACCGCACCATCCGCTTCGTCGATGACATCCAACTCTGGCGCGAGAACGACTACTGGGCCACGCCAGTAGAAATGCTGGTCAAGGGCGCAGGCGATTGCGAGGACTACTCCATCGCCAAGTACTTCACCCTGCGCCGCCTCGGTATCCCCAGCGAGAAGCTGCGCATCACCTACGTCAAGGCGCTGAATTACAACCAGGCGCACATGGTGCTGACCTACTACGCCAGCCCCACTGCCGAGCCGTTGGTACTGGACAACCTGATCAACGACATCCGCCCTGCCTCACAACGCAACGACCTGCTGCCGGTGTACGCCTTCAATGCCGAAGGCCTCTACCTGCCCGGTTCGAACACGCGCAAGAGCGACTCCAAGAAGCTCTCGCGCTGGCAGGACATCCTGAAAAAAATGCATGCCGAAGGTTTCGCCGTGGGCGAAGGCTAG
- a CDS encoding FimV/HubP family polar landmark protein produces MARVRQLMLGLASGSALYSGMAPALGLGEITLHSALNQPFEAEIELLELGDLGAQDLRVGLASAEVFSRSGVERFYFLNDLRFTPLLQGSRNVIRVVSNRPVREPYLNFIVEVARPNGQLLREYTVLLDPPGSSAYSAVAAPSAAAVSQPSSRTAAPASSVRAVTPPSASAGHRHQVSRGDSLWSIAARLREQGSTLSQQTLMEGILALNPNAFAGGDPSRLQAGADLLLPDAARAEAVQPTAAPVAAEAAPALAENTAEGPVSAPLAALESAPQQTESLELLAEKQRQVDLELANQAAENLQLQQGLAQLQVQLQQLQEQLAQKDAQLAELAARTPAEPVPKPIAAAPVSIEQAPAERGWWSTLLAGGIGLLLLLGALFWAVRRRGEKTKPVVQVQPKAQPPQQPPRPQLAAVAVPVDAAPVAKAVPTPVPVRAQGPVDPLEAANVYIAYGRVSEARGELSKALAQDPQRSDLRFRLLEVLALLGDGAGFAREEAVLRAEEFDTARIDALKARHPDLLASQQAPTEPVAALQPAAAPATEPDFQLNLDDLSLDADWDLVSPFLAAAKAKPKAAAEPEFDPSFASNLQELPEVFELHHEDEQLSAFGEMEMVLSDDAPGLDDNFLDVFAGDADATAALQGDIDHLAGNPEHMAQLNQALAYIKQGDIATACDILNEVIDHGDDEQRKAARQLLAEIA; encoded by the coding sequence ATGGCTCGGGTGCGTCAGTTAATGTTGGGTTTGGCGTCGGGGTCCGCTCTCTATTCGGGAATGGCGCCAGCGCTCGGTCTGGGTGAAATCACGCTCCATTCGGCGCTCAATCAGCCTTTCGAGGCGGAAATCGAGCTGCTCGAATTGGGCGACCTGGGCGCGCAGGATCTGCGTGTCGGTCTGGCCTCGGCCGAGGTGTTCAGCCGTTCGGGTGTCGAGCGCTTCTACTTTCTCAATGACCTGCGTTTTACGCCGCTTCTGCAGGGTTCACGTAACGTGATTCGCGTGGTGTCCAACCGCCCGGTGCGCGAGCCATACCTGAACTTTATCGTCGAAGTGGCGCGTCCCAACGGCCAGCTACTGCGTGAATACACGGTTCTGCTCGATCCACCTGGCTCTTCGGCTTATTCCGCTGTAGCCGCGCCAAGCGCTGCTGCCGTATCGCAACCCTCTAGCCGCACCGCTGCACCAGCCTCGTCAGTCAGAGCGGTTACGCCGCCGAGTGCATCTGCTGGGCACCGTCATCAGGTCAGCCGTGGCGACAGTCTTTGGTCCATCGCCGCGCGTCTGCGTGAGCAGGGCAGCACGTTGTCTCAACAGACGTTGATGGAAGGCATTCTTGCTCTCAACCCGAATGCCTTTGCTGGCGGCGATCCAAGTCGTCTACAGGCTGGCGCCGACCTGCTGCTGCCGGATGCCGCCCGTGCGGAGGCTGTCCAGCCGACCGCTGCTCCGGTCGCTGCCGAGGCTGCACCTGCGCTCGCTGAAAACACTGCCGAAGGGCCTGTAAGCGCACCTCTGGCTGCCCTCGAATCCGCACCGCAACAAACCGAAAGCCTGGAGCTGTTGGCCGAGAAACAGCGCCAGGTCGATCTGGAGCTGGCCAACCAGGCCGCGGAAAACCTGCAACTGCAACAAGGGCTGGCGCAACTGCAAGTTCAACTGCAGCAGTTGCAGGAGCAATTGGCGCAGAAGGACGCTCAGTTGGCTGAGCTTGCAGCGCGTACGCCGGCCGAGCCGGTCCCCAAGCCCATTGCCGCCGCGCCGGTCAGTATCGAGCAGGCGCCCGCAGAGCGTGGCTGGTGGTCGACATTGTTGGCCGGTGGCATTGGGCTTCTGCTATTGCTCGGTGCGCTGTTCTGGGCTGTGCGGCGCCGTGGCGAGAAAACCAAACCGGTGGTGCAGGTCCAGCCAAAGGCGCAGCCACCTCAGCAACCGCCTCGTCCGCAACTCGCGGCGGTTGCTGTTCCCGTTGATGCTGCTCCGGTGGCCAAGGCTGTCCCGACGCCAGTCCCGGTACGTGCTCAAGGGCCGGTCGACCCGCTCGAGGCGGCCAATGTCTACATTGCCTACGGTCGTGTCAGCGAGGCGCGTGGTGAGCTGAGCAAGGCACTGGCTCAGGACCCGCAGCGCAGCGATCTGCGCTTCCGTCTACTGGAGGTGCTGGCGCTGTTGGGCGATGGGGCGGGTTTTGCGCGTGAGGAGGCCGTGCTGCGTGCCGAAGAGTTCGACACCGCACGCATCGATGCGCTGAAGGCGCGTCATCCTGATCTGCTGGCGAGTCAGCAGGCTCCGACCGAGCCTGTGGCTGCGCTGCAGCCGGCGGCAGCGCCTGCGACTGAACCTGATTTCCAGCTCAACCTCGACGACCTGTCGCTGGATGCCGACTGGGATCTGGTCAGCCCTTTCCTTGCTGCCGCCAAGGCCAAACCCAAGGCCGCTGCAGAGCCGGAGTTCGACCCGTCGTTCGCCAGCAATCTGCAGGAGCTGCCGGAGGTGTTCGAGCTGCATCATGAAGACGAGCAGTTGAGCGCTTTCGGTGAGATGGAAATGGTGCTGAGCGATGACGCGCCGGGGCTGGATGACAACTTCCTCGACGTTTTTGCCGGCGATGCTGATGCCACTGCCGCGCTGCAGGGCGATATCGATCACCTGGCAGGCAACCCGGAGCATATGGCCCAGCTCAACCAGGCGCTGGCTTATATCAAGCAGGGCGATATCGCCACCGCCTGCGACATCCTCAACGAGGTGATCGATCACGGCGATGACGAGCAGAGGAAGGCCGCGCGCCAGTTGCTGGCGGAAATCGCCTGA
- a CDS encoding tryptophan synthase subunit beta, which produces MVYVQRDAAGRLLRVEYEPFEGMTENLAVESDELQTWLAAKEEVKARLDSLKQSDLELVRVLEDLVSVLVERGVIRYTDLPEAARQKLDQRAIARAEIDGLSGLLGDDEHHLV; this is translated from the coding sequence ATGGTCTATGTACAGCGCGACGCCGCGGGGCGGTTGCTGCGGGTCGAATACGAGCCTTTCGAGGGAATGACGGAAAACCTGGCGGTCGAGAGCGACGAGCTGCAGACCTGGTTGGCGGCCAAGGAAGAGGTCAAGGCGCGTCTGGACAGCCTGAAACAGTCTGACCTGGAGCTGGTGCGCGTGCTGGAAGACCTAGTCAGCGTGCTGGTAGAACGCGGTGTGATCCGCTACACCGACCTGCCCGAGGCCGCACGCCAGAAGCTCGATCAGCGTGCCATCGCGCGGGCGGAGATCGATGGGTTGAGCGGCCTGCTCGGCGACGACGAGCATCATCTGGTGTGA
- a CDS encoding MarR family transcriptional regulator yields MSYPDQHRFAMQVAQLSRAWRSELDRRLVGLGLSQARWLVLLHLARFSEMPTQRELAQSVGVEGPTLARLLDSLESQGLVIRVAVPEDRRAKKIALQPNAQPLIEKIEAISTQLRHEVFAGIDEDDLRRCQQVHARVLGNLMK; encoded by the coding sequence ATGTCTTATCCCGATCAACATCGCTTTGCCATGCAGGTTGCCCAGCTTTCCCGTGCCTGGCGTTCCGAACTCGACAGGCGCCTGGTGGGCCTTGGCTTGTCCCAGGCTCGCTGGCTGGTGCTGCTTCACCTGGCGCGTTTCAGCGAAATGCCGACCCAGCGTGAATTGGCGCAGAGCGTCGGCGTAGAAGGGCCGACTCTGGCGCGTCTACTCGACAGCCTCGAAAGCCAGGGGCTGGTGATTCGTGTGGCGGTACCCGAAGACCGCCGTGCCAAGAAGATTGCGTTGCAACCGAATGCGCAGCCTCTGATCGAGAAGATCGAGGCGATTTCCACCCAACTGCGCCATGAGGTCTTCGCCGGTATCGACGAGGATGATCTGCGCCGCTGTCAGCAGGTGCATGCTCGAGTGCTCGGCAACCTGATGAAGTGA
- a CDS encoding YbaN family protein — MPRDIQPSRHRSVRYLLLSIGWLSVALGVIGIFLPVLPTTPFLLLAAACFVRSSRRFYLWLVTHPHLGPWIRDYLEGQGIPLKGKIYALVLMWASISFSCYLVPMLWARVFMLSSAVLVSLYILKQKTLPNP, encoded by the coding sequence ATGCCGCGTGATATCCAGCCAAGCCGCCACCGCAGTGTCCGCTACCTGCTGCTGAGCATCGGCTGGCTGAGCGTGGCCCTCGGGGTCATTGGCATCTTCCTGCCCGTACTGCCGACCACGCCGTTCCTGCTGCTGGCGGCGGCCTGCTTCGTACGCAGCTCACGGCGTTTCTACCTCTGGCTGGTCACCCACCCGCACCTGGGTCCATGGATTCGCGATTACCTGGAAGGCCAGGGCATCCCGCTCAAGGGCAAGATCTACGCCCTGGTGCTGATGTGGGCCAGCATCAGCTTTTCCTGCTATCTGGTGCCCATGCTCTGGGCGCGCGTATTCATGCTGAGCAGTGCGGTGCTGGTCAGCCTGTACATCCTCAAGCAGAAAACCCTGCCCAATCCCTGA
- the lapD gene encoding cyclic di-GMP receptor LapD, with protein MSLLKQLFLAICLFLVVAFTGSFIASVESSREQSISQLRSHAQDAATALGLSLTPHVDDPAMIELMVSSIFDSGYFTSIRVVRIADDSVIVERSTEIKPENVPDWFVDLVDLRPQGGDALIMRGWEQAARVEVLSHPQFALARLWDSAIGSLLWLLLCGLVSAVLGGWLLRTQLRPLDNMVQQAQAITRREFLTLPRVPRTPELKRVVLAMNQMVDKLKTLFAEEATRSEKLREEAYQDSLTGLANRRQFDIRLSNQLVINEQHPDGYLLLLRLNDLGGLNQRLGGQRTDALIAALGDQLRQLLALPGRSQWLASRNRGGEFTLLAPGLNSEDAERLASELSEALNSLKQTGASDCDPVAHIGIAAFRPGEQSEVVLSRADQALAQAQSNTDKCWERLDDFTARTTQGLHDWRSWIDDALTQGKLQLYFQPVAECATGRLMQHKVLARLLDPAGEAITAGRFLPWIERLGWTARFDLAMLEHSLEHLTQHPRPLALSLSAATLRNQQDKARLLDALNRHKDVAHLMTLEVDERHLPPPAELEALSQAIREAGFSLGLQHFGGRFSLIGNLTHLGLAYLKIDGTYIRAIDQEGDKRMFIEAIFRATNNIDLPLIAEMVETEEELAVLTELGIHGAMGRLIGAPAPWQ; from the coding sequence ATGTCCCTGCTCAAACAACTGTTCCTCGCCATCTGCCTGTTCCTGGTGGTTGCCTTCACCGGCAGCTTCATCGCCAGTGTCGAAAGCTCGCGCGAACAGTCGATCAGTCAACTGCGCTCGCACGCTCAGGATGCCGCCACGGCACTGGGCCTGTCGCTGACCCCGCACGTGGACGATCCGGCGATGATCGAGCTGATGGTCAGTTCGATCTTCGACAGTGGCTACTTCACCAGCATTCGCGTGGTGCGCATCGCCGACGACAGCGTGATCGTCGAGCGCAGCACCGAGATCAAACCCGAAAACGTACCCGACTGGTTCGTCGACCTGGTCGATCTGCGGCCCCAGGGTGGCGATGCATTGATCATGCGCGGCTGGGAGCAGGCAGCACGGGTCGAAGTGCTAAGCCACCCGCAGTTCGCCCTCGCCCGCCTGTGGGACAGCGCCATTGGCAGCTTGCTCTGGCTATTGCTCTGCGGCCTGGTCAGTGCCGTGCTCGGCGGCTGGCTGCTGCGTACCCAACTGCGACCATTGGACAACATGGTGCAGCAGGCGCAGGCCATTACTCGCCGTGAATTTCTCACCCTGCCCCGCGTGCCACGCACACCGGAACTCAAACGTGTGGTGCTGGCGATGAACCAGATGGTCGACAAGCTCAAGACGCTGTTCGCCGAAGAGGCCACGCGCAGCGAGAAATTGCGCGAAGAAGCCTATCAGGACAGTCTCACCGGCCTGGCCAACCGCCGTCAGTTCGACATACGCCTGAGCAACCAGTTGGTGATCAACGAGCAGCATCCAGATGGCTATCTGTTGCTGCTGCGCCTCAACGACCTGGGCGGCCTCAACCAGCGTCTCGGTGGTCAACGCACCGACGCGCTGATCGCCGCGCTGGGCGATCAACTCAGACAACTGCTGGCGCTACCAGGGCGCAGCCAATGGCTGGCATCGCGCAACCGCGGCGGCGAGTTCACGCTGCTGGCGCCCGGTCTCAATAGCGAGGACGCAGAGCGCCTGGCCAGTGAGCTAAGCGAAGCGCTGAACAGCCTGAAGCAGACCGGTGCCAGCGACTGCGATCCCGTTGCCCACATCGGGATTGCCGCCTTTCGTCCCGGCGAACAGAGCGAGGTGGTGCTGAGTCGCGCGGACCAGGCGTTAGCTCAGGCACAGAGCAACACCGACAAGTGCTGGGAACGCCTCGACGACTTCACCGCCCGGACCACTCAGGGCTTGCATGACTGGCGCAGCTGGATCGACGATGCGCTGACTCAGGGCAAACTGCAGTTATATTTCCAGCCTGTCGCCGAATGCGCGACGGGCAGGCTCATGCAGCACAAGGTCCTGGCACGCCTGCTTGATCCAGCCGGCGAAGCAATCACCGCCGGGCGCTTCCTGCCCTGGATCGAGCGCCTGGGCTGGACCGCGCGCTTCGATCTGGCGATGCTCGAACACAGCCTGGAGCACCTGACGCAACATCCTCGCCCTCTGGCGTTGAGCCTGTCTGCCGCGACCCTGCGTAATCAACAGGACAAAGCGCGCCTGCTGGATGCGCTGAACAGGCACAAAGACGTAGCGCACCTGATGACGCTGGAAGTCGATGAACGCCACCTACCGCCACCCGCCGAGCTGGAAGCGCTGAGCCAGGCGATTCGTGAGGCAGGTTTCAGCCTGGGCCTGCAGCATTTCGGTGGGCGCTTCAGCCTGATTGGTAACCTCACCCACCTGGGCCTGGCGTACCTGAAGATCGACGGTACCTACATCCGCGCCATCGACCAGGAGGGCGACAAGCGGATGTTCATCGAAGCGATCTTCCGCGCCACCAACAACATCGACCTGCCGTTGATCGCCGAGATGGTGGAAACCGAAGAGGAACTCGCAGTGCTGACCGAACTGGGCATCCACGGCGCCATGGGCCGTCTGATCGGCGCACCGGCACCATGGCAGTGA
- a CDS encoding YecA family protein has translation MSFAEQLSRLQAFLDADELHEEALDYVAAHGYLTALAICPDQVPDREWIDALFAEPPHYRSDAEREEIESTLIHLKAHIARQLAGEEEPELPCDLDLGEEPDDSDLRGWCIGFMEGVFLREAVWFEDAEDEVSELLLPIMVGSGLFDEQQEFAEIARDRDLVDSMIDQIPELLTALFLLCQAPEEKPALLKPRH, from the coding sequence ATGTCCTTCGCTGAGCAACTGTCCCGCCTGCAAGCCTTTCTCGATGCCGATGAGCTGCACGAAGAGGCGTTGGACTACGTGGCCGCCCATGGCTACCTGACAGCCCTGGCGATCTGCCCCGATCAGGTGCCAGACCGCGAGTGGATCGACGCGCTGTTCGCTGAGCCGCCGCACTACCGCAGCGACGCCGAACGCGAAGAGATCGAAAGCACCCTGATCCACCTGAAGGCGCATATCGCCCGTCAGCTGGCTGGCGAAGAAGAGCCTGAACTGCCCTGCGACCTGGACCTCGGCGAAGAGCCGGACGACTCCGACCTGCGCGGCTGGTGCATCGGTTTCATGGAAGGCGTGTTCCTGCGTGAAGCCGTGTGGTTCGAAGATGCCGAAGACGAAGTCAGCGAGCTGCTGCTGCCGATCATGGTCGGCTCGGGTCTGTTCGACGAGCAGCAGGAATTTGCCGAGATCGCTCGCGACCGCGACCTGGTGGATAGCATGATCGACCAGATTCCCGAGCTGCTGACCGCCCTCTTCCTGCTGTGCCAGGCTCCGGAAGAAAAACCTGCGCTGCTCAAACCCCGCCACTGA